In a genomic window of Rhizophagus irregularis chromosome 11, complete sequence:
- a CDS encoding uncharacterized protein (SECRETED:cutsite_TKA-YE; SECRETED:prob_0.6212); SECRETED:SignalP(1-30), with translation MRRPISFTYIIIVTICSLMNIIALMPATKAYEVLLRNWGGQDTDTCCVWQEDYLHNFITYIPPNAEHNNLFYCFSCGTFDGIGEHGADLRNGILTYHTLDNTTTYWVDMHVINDGPSSNKGGYNKDTCFHVFGDLGEATLDEAPYDECEKIRDSK, from the exons ATGCGACGTCCTATTTCTTTCACTTATATTATCATCGTAACCATCTGTAGCTTAATGAATATCATAGCTTTGATGCCAGCCACTAAAG cataTGAGGTTCTACTTAGGAATTGGGGTGGTCAAGATACTG ATACATGTTGTGTTTGGCAGGAAGATTATCTACACAACTTCATAACTTATATACCTCCAAATGCGgaacataataatttattttattgtttcagTTGTGGGACCTTCGATGGTATAGGTGAACACGGTGCGGATTTAAGAAATGGTATTCTTACTTATCATACGTTAGATAATACTACAACATACTGGGTTGATATGCACGTCATTAATGATGGTCCGAGTTCAAATAAAGGTGGTTATAACAAAGATACCTGTTTCCACGTATTTGGTGATCTAGGCGAAGCAACTCTTGATGAAGCACCTTACGATGAATGTGAAAAAATCAGAGATTCAAAATAA